One region of Eupeodes corollae chromosome 1, idEupCoro1.1, whole genome shotgun sequence genomic DNA includes:
- the LOC129940146 gene encoding uncharacterized protein LOC129940146, translating into MSVPSFDLLLEKVRPKLTRQKKAISPEQRLVLCLRFLATGLSFRDLAFAFRMGRSTVSNIVLETSVIIWEQLVEEYMPIPTTDHLRNVINDYYRRWKFPNCFGSIDGRHCQIQCPANSGSHYFNYLHYFSIVLQAVADADKKFLTIEVGGRGKQSDGGTFSGSTLFKLLEADKFNVPPPQALPESNIVLPNFLIGDEAYPLKNYLLRPYPRRNLNAQTENFNKKLSIARKCIECAFGILSKKWRFLQKNIETKPSTAVRLIKCACILHNFVRECDGDSDLDYIHVSAEMANDLAQTNATTQEEQSRYNRSSSNALNTRNELVQYFWEFGH; encoded by the exons ATGTCAGTACCATCTTTTGATTTGCTGTTGGAAAAAGTTCGACCAAAATTAACAAGACAAAAGAAAGCAATTAGTCCAGAACAACGGCTGGTTTTATGTTtaag ATTTCTCGCAACAGGTCTTTCGTTTCGAGATTTAGCTTTTGCTTTTCGAATGGGCAGAAGCACAGTAAGTAACATTGTCTTGGAAACTAGCGTTATCATATGGGAACAACTTGTGGAAGAATATATGCCTATACCAACAACTGACCACCTTCGAAATGTTATTAACGATTACTACCGACGCTGGAAATTTCCTAACTGTTTTGGCAGTATTGATGGTAgacattgccaaattcaatgtccAGCAAATTCTGGCTCTCATTATTTTAACTACCtgcattatttttctattgtacTGCAAGCTGTAGCTGATGCTGACAAAAAGTTTCTAACAATCGAGGTGGGTGGGAGAGGAAAACAAAGTGATGGTGGTACATTTTCTGGATCTACTTTGTTCAAATTACTTGAAGCTGATAAATTTAACGTTCCACCTCCACAAGCATTACCAGAATCAAACATTGTTCTTCCCAATTTTTTAATCGGAGATGAGGCTTACCCCCTGAAAAACTATTTACTAAGACCTTATCCAAGGAGAAACTTAAATGCTCAAAcagaaaacttcaacaaaaaactttcaatcgCAAGAAAATGCATTGAGTGTGCATTTGGCATATTAAGCAAGAAATGgcggtttttacaaaaaaacatcgaaacgaAGCCAAGCACTGCAGTTCGTTTAATTAAATGTGCTTGTATACTGCACAATTTTGTGAGAGAGTGCGATGGCGACAGTGACCTTGATTATATACACGTGTCTGCAGAAATGGCTAATGACTTAGCTCAAACAAATGCAACCACCCAAGAAGAACAGTCCCGTTATAACAGAAGCTCAAGCAATGCGTTGAATACAAGAAACGAGCTTGTGCAATATTTTTGGGAATTCGggcattga